The genomic stretch CGGACGATGAAACAGGATTGGCGGAAATCTGTACAGGACTATGTGTACACCTACAACTCGGCCCCGCATTCAGTAACGGGGATCTCGCCTATGGAGCTTCTCGCTGGTAGGCCAGTGAAAGACCTGTTGCCTTCATTGAGGACTGAACTTTATTGGAATCGCAATGAAGACATACGTGACAGAGATGCAATTAATAAAATGCAAGGAAAATTTTACGCGGATGCTCGACGGCACGCTAGACCAGCGGAAATCAATGTGGGAGATGGTGTCCGTTACAGGCGCCCCGTATCTCATTTGAGAAAAATGGCCAATCAATCTTCGTGAAGATGATGAGTAAATGCCATCTGATAGTATAGATGATAGTATCTCAGCATTCATTGAAAGTATCTACTGCAACTCAAGAGTTATATAAGACAGATGATCCCGATTCCAAAGGTGTAGAGGTTTCAAATCAAGGACGAGTCAAGCGCATTATCAAGCGTCCCACTCGGTTTGATGAGTAGATATTTTGTAGGTAAGTTTTTTTTGCGTACGCTATCTCTTATTCAACTTTCATACTTGAATCAACTCTCCTTTTTATCTCTTCGTATTTTATATCATTCTTCATTTATCCATGGAGTAGAGAGGGATGTAGAGTCTAAaataattattatatattttatagaGTGTCACACCCTTGGTTGGCGAGAGCCTGAGAGCGGTGATGAAGGAGAAAGATGCCgaaaagaagtaaaataattgGACGTGAAGCTACAGTTACAGTTCAGAAGTGATAGAAGGAAGACAAATAAACGTTTGAAGTAAAACATCTGAGGAATTTTGtatcaaaaaaagaaaactaaCACGAGGGATACTCTACAGTAAAGTAATTAGAACTTGGTCGTAGAACGacttagaaatttgtgtttaatttattttttattcagttATACTGCCGCTTAAGAATTGGAATATTATGGAGGATATTATATCTGTATTGACAAAACCAGTccgttttttttggtttctggTTTAATTGTAGTAATTACTGATTAtctaatagataaatcgtctacctcaaatctttgtaggggtaagaggcgggaccatcatTATCATCAAAACTAACTAAAAAGGCTTTTGTTATGCGTTGAACCGGATTTATTTCAATGTGGCTAGCTATGTTgggacaaaaagtttcaactttgtGGTAACTAAAATGGTCCGGTTTCCTAGCCGGACCCGGGAGTGTCATCTAGAAGTGAAGACACGACGAACGTTGGTAGTTGAATGAATCGCACTCGCGATTAGTTTATTGCACCTGTCGGTAGCGATACCCATTTCTGCTGATGCAGCGGGTGATCGCACCGACGTTTTGTGCTGATGCGATATATGATCGCGCCGCTTGTTTTATATTCACTTATATTCTAAATGGTGCTTGGAAGAAGTCCATTACACCACCCCTCTTagggaaaaatttgaatttcataaattcaaatttgttcaaaatttatattcatatgaTTGGTAATGtagaaattattattattgtatttttttttgtttttgtttttttaatttgttttgaaatattctctaaaaaaacaaaattcaaatattCTCTCAAATATTCTCAAAAATTCTCTCAAATATTCTCTAAAAGTATTTATGCTTCCTTCtacatttattttgaaatctaCATCAGAAATACTGAAATCAGATACTAAATAACTTCCTTGTTTATGTATTCTGCTgctatttaaattttaaaagatTTATCTCTGAAATTTCTTCATATCCGGAAATATGCctaagaacatatttttaatgTAATGTCGATGTTGATTTTTGTCGAACgttgattatattttttttggatgtttttattattatttttttttgtaaatgttATATTCTTTTTGCCTattgcttatttttattttattttttctagttttcgctgttagatttttcaaattttgtgttgtGGTATGGTAGTTAGTGGTGTAGCTAAGATTTTGTCGTATCGTCCCAATCCATTGGTACTTATTGGGTAAAGATCTCAGATATTTATTGAGATGTCTGTGATCTTTCTCCAATGCTCGAATCTATTGTAGATGATGAAGATTGTCtagaaatttgaagttatgtaaCGCATGTTGTTTTGTAACGTATGTTGTTATAGAAGGTCTTAAAGCtaaattttaggttttttttgaaggaaaatatttttatagatatttataacgttttttttgttttaagataTGAGATtcgttttgtgtttttttattctgcattttatttgaaaatttttgttgttgttgctagtATTGTGAAAGTTATcggattataattaaatgaaaatgatattgcatgatctttgaaaaaaaaaaaaaatctaagaaaATATTACAGTGTTATTGATGAGTGTTTTGCTAATCTGTTCGGTTTATGACTGATTTAAGTAATTTGttttataaatgtttttaaaattggaAAATATATATTAGATATTGAGTTTTTGGAATGAGTGAGACAATAATTATGTAATTTGGTAGAATTTGCATTGATATAGTTGCTCTGTCAGACTATACTCTCAGTATAATCGGATGAGAGCAAAAATATATGAATACAATATTTCTAACAAAGTTACATAAGCACATAAATTTATATTATCAAAAGTTAGGTTTAGCAGAACTGTTTAGCACATACTTCGTGACtatagaaaaactgtttgttgtgttatttttaactttaggttaggttattttttttcgtttgttttaatgGCATGTAATGCTTTAGTTTgattattgttttgtttgtgaaaataagaaaaaaattttaaatatttttatgtcATATTTTGTAAATGTTATGGTACTGTTGAATAAATGACTTGAACATAATGTAGATGAAAACATTAAAACGGATTGAAATTGGGAATTAGGAATTAGGAATAATATTAATTAGTAAACCAACAAAAGGTGAGCAATATTATGTTAACCATCTCTCGCTCTCTTTCCTCTTTTCATTCCTCTTACAGGGTGCTTCTGTTTCCCGCTTTCTCATCTACAACACTGTTCATCCGTTTTACCTAAAACTCAGCTAGCTCATACCCTACACTCCCCTCCTTCTTTAAACGAGTTATTCAATAGGTTACAAAGTCTTTAAAATACTTAGGTTCTACTTTTGTTCTTTTAGATGTACTTGCTCTCCGAAATCCGCCTGATGCTCCTTCCGGATTTCTATCCCCCTCTCCATGTCGGTTACTTGCGAGGGCCAAACCTGGCTTCGGCGATGTCGCATTTCCGGTAGGTTCAGCTCCATCTAGCTCCAAGCCCGACTCCGACGATGTTGCATCTTCAATGGGATCATTTCCGTTGGATTCTTCGCGGGGAAGTGCTTTCAAATGTGCCGCGTTTCTTCTGAATTCCTTCCCTGTTTTGGTTGAACGAATGGTAACATCAGCTCCGCTTCTCTGGACAACATCGAAAGTTTCAGGTGAGAAGTCGGCACACAACTTATGTCCCTTCCTGGTACGCTTCGCTAGAACGCGATCTCCCACTTGCAACCCACTTGGTTTAGCTCTGCGTTTCTTATATGCGGAATATAACCTCCCTCTCTTTTTCAATAGCGTCCCGTTCTCTAACGACGTCGTATTGCGCCCAAACATGAGCTCTGATGGGGGTTTCCCTGTGGTCGTATGATTGGCTGCGTGATACATCAGAAGATACTGCCTCAATTCTTTCCGCCAGTCCTTGTCCAATTCCTGGGCTATCCTCAATCGCTTCAGGATTGAGCGGTTTCGACGCTCAACTTCCCCGTTCATCTGAGGCCAATAAGGAATCGAGTGCACCAACCAGATGTCATACTCCTCACAGAAACCTTTTAGTCTTCGGATGTGAACTGCGGACCATTGCGGACCGGCTTTCAGGCTCTCTGGTATTCCATATCGAGAGAAAATAAACATTAGTTCGGTAATAGTAGCAGAAGTTGATGTGTCATCCATTACCACGACTTCTAAAAATCTGCTAAATAATCCACACTAGAAGATTTTCTCCTTCAGGAAGCGGTCCTAGGAAGTCAATGGCTATCTGTTCCCATGGTCGTGTTGGTAACTCCTTCCGTACCATTGGTTCTGGCGGATTTGGCAGGGATACCAACAAACAACCGCGACAtgttttaacaaatttttcgaCATGTTGATCCATCTTTGGCCACCAGACGTTGGCGCGAAGATGCCCTTTCATGATTCGAGCTCCTGGGTGTCCTTCGTGAGCAAGTTGGAGGACTCGCTGTTGCAAATTTAAAGGTACCACTAGACGGTCAGTTCTCAACAACATGTTGTTTAGCCTACATAACTCTGAGAACACCATTCTGTACTCTAATGGTACTTCATCAGAACGTCCAGAATCCAGAGCTTGAAAAATTAGTTGAATTTTGGGATCATCACGGCTGGCCTTTTCGAGATCTTCCCATTTAAGAGCAGTAGCACTAATGGTTGAATCAATCACCTCGCGAACCATCAACTCCTCGCCTTCATCAAAGGCTTTTGGTGGAATAGTTGAAAGTCTTGAGATAACGTCCGCTATATTTAGCTTCCCCGAAATGTGCACGATCCTGTATTGAAACCCTTGCAGGCGTAGTACCCAGCGTTCGATTCGAGCACATGGACGTGACGTAGGTGAAAAAAGAAATGTAAGTGCTTTACAGTCCGTAAGAAGATTAAACTCCCTGCCGATCAGGTAAGTTTGGAACCTCTCGACACTCCACACCAGCGCGAGCGCCTCTTTCTCCGTTTGGCAGTATCGTCGTTCACTATCCGTCAGAGATTTTGACGCAAAACAGATAGCTCTAGATTCCTTCATAGCATTAGTTTGAATTAGTACTGCTCCAAGCGCATGAGGACTCGCGTCGGCTAGGACCGCTGTTTCGTCCTCTAGTTTGAAGAGCCCTAGACAACTTGCCTTAGAAATTCCTTTCTTGATCTCATTGAAAGCTTGTTCTTCTCTTTCTCCCCATTGGAACCTTGAACCTTTTCGTATGAGGTTACGTAGAGGTTCGTCTAgctgtttttttcttattttttctgttgctgttTACTGTTAGTGTTGCTTTCCTCATTATtgccattgtttttttttttgcatcttttaaataatttattgtTTGATAATTTTAGTTATGCTTGTTGCTTGCTTTCAAGAATTTATCCTTTCACTGTGTTTTCATTCTTCGTAAAGCCTtagatatgatttttttttggtgaacCTGTTCTCTACAATTTTCAGGAGCTTCACAGTTGCTCCTAAATGAATAATCCGTTTCGTTCCATGTTATTTGTGTGTGTTTTACAATTTTCAAAGATTCAGAAAAGTTTGAGCAATGCTGATTACGCTTTACTTTCCGTTTCACAATTTAACTTTTCTCACAATGTTCAAGTAACTACTGTAACATTAGTGCTTGTGTACTCAGATTTTCCTGTTTTTACTTCACTCACTCCATTTAttaaaattaatcaaaaaagaaaattgtgGCAGTTCATAACCTGCTCACCGACGAAATTATTTCATCTCTTTTTTAGGGGTTATGTCGATAATAATATAGTAGCTAACTTTCTTCATTCGTAAATAGTAAGATAAATAGTTTTTCGAGTTCACCAGTATAGTAATAATGAATACAGgcatacatttgttttttttttcttcataccgACCTAAATATCGCACGCACAACTTACAATGATTTCACCGCGGGCAtcggttattattatttttgtttgtttgattgcacAGAAATATCGGTctgttttaatggaaaaaaaattaaactaaaacttAACACGATACAAGCTGGCGCTGTCAAAAATTGTTATAACAAAAATAGTATATAGTATTTCACTTATCGAAGATTTACGATTTTATCGCGtctatatatataatatatataaatatataaatatatataaatgtaTGACTTTGATTGCATCATCGTCACTAGTGAACGAAAAATCTAAACTTCCTCTATATCTAGTTATCTGAAATTACCTTTTTACGTTTCGTTATTTGTTCAATAAATCTTCCTCGATGCCATGTAGGTAACTAAAAGTAATAACAATATGTATTATTTTACAACATCATACTTATTTTATAGCTCGCTAGACGTCCGGTGTTTATCCGTCGCATCAATCAAATAAGTAGGTAGGTCCACTGTGGAGGTTTCAGCAACGTTGCTGTACATCGTTATCGTTTTGCAATGCTGTGCAAAATGTGTGCATATTGTTGTAGGTACATGCTGGGTGTCGCTCGAGAAATTGACTGTACATCAGAAGTGTTGATTAGTTGGTGAGGGCAGCAAAGTATGCGCCACAGATTGGCTGGGGAGGGGGGCTACTGAGTTTTCGGTTGCAATCACTAATGCTTCGTTTTCTTCCTGAGCTTTTTATGGAACTTTCCTCACTTTAAACTTTAGAGTTGATATATTAGGACGAACTGATATCAAAACGTATTCAATGAGTAGCTGTTCTAAATCAGACACACGAAGCTGGAAATTCTGCGGCTTACCGCGTCTTATCATTTTCCAAACTCAATAGATATTCGGAATAAACTTCTTTTAACTTCCGTCGTTGATTTAACTTGTTGGATTAGTATTTTTCTGCTTCAACAAATTTTCCTCGTTGGCATGTATGTAATAGATGTTAGGTGAATGTCTGGCTGGAGAAGGCACGTTAGATGAATGTGTTCTGCATCAGCTAAATGTTTTCGTTTCCTAGGTCGGCATTCGGCTGCATTTCGCTGACTGTTaggtttttgttattattttacaCCGTTTGCGACGCATTGCGCCCGCTTACCAATAGAccacattgcaaaaatttcGAGCACTATTTTTCATGTATTAAACTAT from Wyeomyia smithii strain HCP4-BCI-WySm-NY-G18 chromosome 3, ASM2978416v1, whole genome shotgun sequence encodes the following:
- the LOC129728705 gene encoding uncharacterized protein LOC129728705, giving the protein MDDTSTSATITELMFIFSRYGIPESLKAGPQWSAVHIRRLKGFCEEYDIWLVHSIPYWPQMNGEVERRNRSILKRLRIAQELDKDWRKELRQYLLMYHAANHTTTGKPPSELMFGRNTTSLENGTLLKKRGRLYSAYKKRRAKPSGLQVGDRVLAKRTRKGHKLCADFSPETFDVVQRSGADVTIRSTKTGKEFRRNAAHLKALPREESNGNDPIEDATSSESGLELDGAEPTGNATSPKPGLALASNRHGEGDRNPEGASGGFRRASTSKRTKVEPKYFKDFVTY